The DNA region GGGGCCGCCTTGAAGCTGGACAGGGTCTCAAAATTCATCGGGTCGTCTGCTCGGGTATCCGTTTTGCGATACGATGCCTTTGTGGGCGTGGTTTTGCAATTGGCGGGATTGATTGAAGTAAGCGCGGTCGCAGGCTACACCCCATCCGTTGAGATTTCCCTGACCCCGCGCGAGGCGCCCCAGATGACCAAAAAGCTCTTTGTGAAGACCTATGGCTGTCAGATGAACGTCTACGACAGTGAGCGTATGGCCGAGGCCTTGGGCGGCGAGGGATACGAGCAGGTGAACACGCCCGAAGGGGCGGATATGATCCTGCTCAACACCTGCCATATCCGTGAAAAGGCTGCGGAAAAGATGTATTCTGAACTGGGGCGGTTGCGGCCCTTGCGCGATGCCAACCCGGATTTGAAGATCGGCGTGGCGGGCTGTGTGGCGCAGGCGGAGGGTGAGGAAATCATGCGCCGTCAGCCGCTTGTGGACCTTGTTGTGGGGCCTCAGACGTACCACCGCCTGCCGAAGATGATGGAGGCGGTGAACGCCGGTGAAAAGGCGCTCGACACGGATTTCCCTGAGGAAGACAAGTTCCTGAACCTGCCCAAGGCGCGCGCCACGCGCGGCCCCACCGCGTTCCTGACGGTGCAGGAGGGCTGCGATAAATTCTGCGCCTTCTGTGTGGTGCCCTATACGCGCGGCGCGGAGGTCTCCCGGTCCGCTGAGCGGTTGATGGCCGAAGCCCGCGATCTGGTGGACCGGGGTGTCCGAGAGATCACGCTGCTGGGGCAGAATGTGAATGCCTATCACGGGGCGGGGGATGGCGGGACCTGGGGGCTTGCACGCCTGATCCGCGAGATGGCGAAGATCGACGGGCTAGACCGTATCCGCTTCACGACCTCCCACCCCAACGATATGGAAGACGACCTGATCGCGGCCCATGGCGATTGCCCGGAACTGATGCCGTATCTCCACCTTCCCGTGCAGGCCGGATCAGACAAAATCCTCAAGGCGATGAACCGCAAGCACACGGCGGCGGACTACATTCGTCTGATCGACCGCATTCGGGATGCCCGCCCGGATCTGCACCTGTCGGGTGATTTCATCGTCGGCTTCCCCGGCGAGACGGAGGAGGATTTTCAGGCGACCCTCGATCTGGTGGAAACGGTCGGCTACGGCACGGCCTATTCGTTCAAATACTCCGCCCGGCCCGGGACCCCTGCGGCGGAACGGACGGGTCAGGTGAGCGAGGCCGAGGCCAGTGACCGTTTGCAGCGCCTGCAAGCGCTGCTGACCCAACAGCAACGCGCGGCGCAAGATGCAATGGTCGGGCGGCGCGTGAAGGTGCTGTTTGAGAAGCCGGGCCGCAACCCGGGACAGATGATCGGGAAGTCCGAGTACCTGCATTCGGTGCACGTGGATGGGCCGGACACTCTGCGCGGTCAGATTGCCGAGGTCGAGATCGCTGAAAGTAAAACGAACTCTCTCACCGGTCGGCTGGTGTAAGGCGACGTCTCGGGCGGGCGGTGGCCTGCCTTGCGGGCCGAGCGATCCGGCGACAGATCAGGGTGGATCGGCGTAATGTCGCTGATTTGGCAACAAAAAGCGGCTGTGGCGCCTATCCCAAGGGCCAATCGTTGCGACCTGCGCATGAATGGCGGGCCCGTCGCCCCGTTGTTTCCGCATACGCAACGCCGCTGCGAATAAATCCCTTCCTTCGTCAGGATAAGGTGCTATCGTTCCGTTATCTAAGCGTTTTCTGAATCGGCTCTGCAGGCTCGTCAGGATGGTGCTGGACGCATTTGATCGAAGCCCATGGCGCGTCTGGTCGCGCGAGGGTTCGGAATATAGGGGGATGGACGCGTGATTAACGCTCTGACACGCGGTTTGGCGCGGGTATTTGCGGGCTCGCTTGGCATGACTGCTCTTGGTGTGGGGGCGTTTGTGGTCACCGCGACACCGGCGGCAGCTCAACAGCAAATCATCATAACGGGACAGGTCCAGCCGGGTCTTTGGGTGGACCCCGACGGGTGCCTGCACTGGGTCGCGGATGGCGGGATCGAGGGCTATATGGAAGGCCGCGTGAACCCCGAGAACGGGATGCCGGTCTGCCTGGATGTGAACCCCTGCGGCGTCGCGAATACCGATACGATGTTCCAGTCCGGCAGCGCCCGTCTGACCGGCTCGGGCCGTCAGTATCTGCAACAGTTCTTTGCCGGGGCAGGGGCTTATGCCTACGCCATCTATGGCCATACCGACAGCCGCGCCTCGGACGAATACAACATGCGTCTGAGTGAGCGGCGGGCCGCTGCCGTGGCCAATGTCGCCCGCTCCGTAGGCGCGCGGGTCGCCCGTGAAATCGGTTACGGGGAACGGCGTCCGGTCGCCCCCAACGACTCGGCTGCGAACATGCAGCGCAATCGCCGCGTCGAAATCGTGTGCTACCGCTGAGGCGGGGGAAAGGATCCAAAATGACAGTGTTTAAACGTCCCCTGCTGATCGCCGCGCCGCTGGCCCTGATGGGCTGTGTGGAGAGCTTTGAAGGTGCGGTAGCGCCCCGCGTTGGTCCCAATGGCGAGCCGCCGGTGGTCGCCATTGGCGAAGACCAGGGCCGGGATGCGGGCTCTCTCTCGCGGCTTGAAGCGGGCATCTACATCGACCCCGACGGGTGCCACATCTGGATGATCGATGACGGCCTGGAAGGTTATTGGTCCCGCCGCCTGGACCCACGGTCAGGCCTTCCGGTCTGCACCGAACCTGCGCCGCGTGGCTCCATCATCGGGGATTACAGCTCGGGCAGCCCGGGTATCCGGGACCGGGTGCCGCGCCTCAACTAAAGACGTGATCCTGCTTAGATCTATGTGCAATGGGCGGCCCGCGGGTCGCCCGTCGTGTTTGGGTTTTTCCGCCTTGAAATACGGCAGGTCTGGCGTGGCGCGATATCCCGCCCCCAAAATATTGGGGGACAGCCCCTTTTGGCATGTGGACAAGTCCCGCGCCGGGGGCCAGACTCGGGCTTACAGGCGCCTCGGGTGATCCGGGCCGCATCAGCCCGACCGGAGAAGTCTTTGGCAATCAACACGCTGCCCCCCTCGGACCCGTCCGACACCACGTCCGCAACACCCGAATCCCTTGAACACACCATCGAGTTTTCAAACAATCGTCTGCTGATCGAGCTGTGCGGCGAATACGACCGCAACCTCGCCCAGGTGGAGCAGTTGCTGTCCGTCCAGATCAACCGGCGCGGCAATCTTCTCGCAATTCTGGGGGAGGCGCGCGACCGTGCCGCGGAGGTGTTGCAAGTGCTTTATGAGCGGTTGGAGCAGGGCAAGAGTGTGGAGCCCGGCGATATAGACGCTGCCGTGCGCATGGGCGGCTCGGCCGACGGCACCGGCGTGCGCGACGGCGACCAGATCGAGATGTTCAAGGGCGGTACGCTGGAGATCGGCACCCGCAAAAAGACGGTCGAGCCGCGCACCCAGGCGCAGCAGGATTACGTCCGCGCGCTTTACGATAACGAGCTGGCCTTTGGGATCGGACCCGCGGGGACCGGCAAGACCTATATCGCCGTTGCCGTGGCGGTGAACCAGATGATGTCTGGCCATGTCGACAAGATCATCCTGTCGCGTCCCGCCGTGGAGGCTGGGGAACGTTTGGGTTTTCTGCCCGGCGACATGAAGGACAAGGTCGATCCCTATATGCAGCCCCTCTATGATGCGCTGAATGATTTTCTGCCAGGCAAACAACTGGCCAAGCTGCTTGAGGAGAAAACCATCGAGATCGCGCCTTTGGCCTTCATGCGGGGGCGCACGCTGTCGAACGCCTACGTCGTGTTGGACGAGGCGCAAAACGCGACGTCCATGCAGATGAAGATGTTCCTGACGCGTCTGGGGCAGGGGAGCCGGATGGTGATCACCGGGGACCGCACGCAGGTGGATCTGCCGCGGGGCGTGACGTCCGGTCTGTCAGATGCTGAACGGATCCTGAAAGCTGTGCCCGGCATCAGCTTCAACTATTTCACCGCCAAGGATGTCGTGCGTCACCACATGGTCGCCAAGATCATTCAGGCCTACGACAAGGATGGGCCCGTTGGCTGACGCCTAGAATTCGATTCCGTTCTCGGCCAGCAGATCCAGAACCGGGGTCAGATACTTCGCCTGATAGATCTCCAGCCAAAGTTCGGGATACATCTCGGCCAGCTGCGCCTCTCCCCAGATCATGGCGACAAAGCCAACGGTCACGGCGAAGGGGGCAAGCGCGCCACCCCCGACCAGCCTGTCGATCAGGAAGCTGAGCACGAAGGCGATACCAAAGGCGATGAACCCCAGCTGCGGCGGAATGGCCGTATCGGCGGTCAGGCCGCCATCAATGATCGCCACCTGCACGATGCCGCCAAGCAGCACAGCCGCCGCGCCCATGGCCATGGCAAGGGGCAGCATGATCAACATCCGAACCGCACCGATCCGAGCACGGGGGGTGGGCGTGTCGCGTTCAAGGATCGTGGCAACGGGCGGCGGCATTGGGCGTGCATGGCCTGCGATACGGGACAGTCGGTCTTCGAACGTTGTTGAACTCATGGGTCTCAGATCCCGGATTTGTCGGTGTTTGGTAAATAATCGGGGCGGATTGTGGCCGCAGTGCGATGGGCGGGCGGCAATGATCGGGCGATTGGCTGGAGTTGTGCCGATCCGTTGACCGGATCAGACCATGGGCGTAAGGCTTGTCCCAGCGCGGGATTTGCCCGCGTCTGGAGGTTTTATGTCCGGTCGTCTCACGACCCAGTGACTGCATCAGCCCCTATGGGCGATCCTGCCCCGGACCTGTTCGGGGCCACTCAAGACATGACAAAAACGGACTTAGAACATTGACTGATATTACTTACACCGTCCGCGCTGCTGGCGTCGGCGACCATGGGGAATTGGCGCAGCCGATCCTGTCGTGCGGCCTGTTCTCCGCCGAGGAGGCAGAGGGATTTCTGGCGCAACTGCCGGAGCTGCTGTCCGACCCGGGCCAGATCTGGTTGCGACTGGACGCGGGCGACACCATCGCAGGGGCCGCCTATATGTCCCGTGATGGATTGAGCGAGGACGTCTGGAACCTCTGGTTCATCGGGCTTGATCCGACCCATCAGGGACAAGGCGGCGGCCAGATGTTGCTGCAAGCGGTGGAAGCCGAAGCCGTTTCAGCCGGGGCGCGGCTTCTCCTGATCGAAACCAGCAGTGACCCGGATCAGGCCCCGGCCCGGCGGTTCTACACGGCGGCGGGCTACCGGCATGAGGCGACGATCCGCGACTATTACGCTCCGGATACCCACAAAACCGTTTACCTGAAGGCGCTTTGACGCGTCAGGCGGCGCGCGACCCTTGTGCGCCGCCATTCCCCTTCGGTATGGGGGCGGATGGAGATTGATATCCTGATCGACGCGCCGCACTGGGATGCGCTGGACCTCTGCGGTCTGGCTCAATCTGCCTGTGTGGCCACGTTGACGGACCTGTCGCTGGACCCGGATGACTTTGCCCTGTCGATCCTGGCCTGTGACGATGCGCGCATCGCCACGCTCAACACCCAGTTCCGAGGCAAGCCCACGCCCACAAATGTGCTCAGCTGGCCGTCGGAGGATCGCGCGCCCGAGACGCCGGGGGCGATGCCGCATCTGTCTGATCTGGCGGCGGAACTTGGCGATCTGGCGCTCGCCTTTGAAACCTGTGCCCGGGAGGCGGCGGACGGCGGCAAACCGCTGCCTGATCACATAAGCCATCTGATCGTGCATGGCCTGCTTCATTGCCTGGGATTTGACCATGAAACCGATGCAGACGCGGATCTTATGGAACGCCTTGAGACGCGCATACTTGCCAGACTGGGGGTCCCTGACCCATATTAGGGTCTACGGGCAATTTTGGCCCGGGTGATACCTTGGAAAGGAGCCATGAGCTCAAACCCTGATCCGTCGTCTTCTGCGGCGCGTGGCGCGCCCCCTGCAGATATTGAGACCGACGAAGAGACCCCGACCCAGAGGCCGGGATTTTTTGCCCGCATTTTCGGGACAGAGGAGCAAGGGCCTGATCCCGAGCTTGATCCGTTCCCCGACAACGCATCGACCCCTCAAACATTCGGTCCCCGGTTGCCTGGCATCTCAAACCTGCGGCGCATGCGGGTGGAGGATGTGGCAATCCCCCGGGCCGAAATCACCTCTGTCGCCGCCGACACGGATCTGCCTGATCTGGTGCAGGTCTTCCGCGATAGCGGGCTGACGCGGCTGCCGGTCTATGACGGTGCGCTGGACGAACCTATCGGTCTTGTGCACCTCAAGGACATTGCACTGCGCCATGGCTTCAACGGCGACGGAGAGGATTTTATCCTGTCCGAAAGCCTGCGCCCGGTCCTGTATGTGCCGCCTTCGATGCCCATTGGCGTTCTGCTCACGAAGATGCAGGCCGACCGCACCCATATGGCGCTGGTGATTGACGAATATGGCGGCGTCGACGGGCTGCTGACCATTGAGGATCTGATCGAACAGGTCATCGGTGAGATCGAGGATGAACACGACGTTGAAGAGGCGCAGCCCTGGGTGCGCGAGGACGACGGTGCGTTTCTTGCGCTGGCCCGTGCGCCGCTCGACGAGTTTGAATCCGAGATCGGCATGGAGCTGGTTGATGATGAGGAAGAGGAGGAGGTCGATACCCTCGGCGGGCTTGTCTTCCTTCTGACAGGTCGCGTGCCTGCGCGGGGCGAAGTCGTTCCCCACCCCACGGGCTTGGAGTTTGAGGTGATCGACGCCGATCCGCGCCGCATCAAGCGGCTGCGCGTGCGTTTGCCTGCCGAGAAGGCCGGTTGAAGGATCTCACGCGTTGGCAGGGCCGTGGTTTGGCCGCCCTTGGGGGCGGTGTTGCCGCGCTGTCCTTGCCACCGTTTGATCTTTGGGCCGTGATCTTCCCGGCTTTTTCTTTGATCGCAGCGCTTGTGATGCTGGCGGACGGCCCGCGCGCCGCCGCCTGGCGTGCGTGGAGCGCCGGGGCCGGGTGGTTTGCGGTTTCCATGCACTGGATCGTGCAGCCGTTCTTTGTGGATGCGCTGGCCACCGGCTGGATGGCACCTTTCGCGTTGGTGCTTCTGGCGGGCGGTTTGGCGTTATTCTGGGGCCTGGCCGGATGGGCTGCGGCCAGGCTTGCCTCCGGCCCCGGGCGCGCGTTGGTCTTCGCGGGGCTTCTGACCCTGACGGAGGCGTTGCGCGGGCACATCTTCACCGGCCTGCCTTGGGCGGAACCGGGCCATGGTCTGATCGGTAGCGAGGCGTTGGCGCTGTCGGCTTTTGCGGGCCCTCACGGACTGACCCTGTTGGTGCTGGGTCTCTCTGCGGTCTCGGTCATGATCTACGTCGCCAAGGGACTGCTGCTGGCTGTTGTGCCCTTTGCCATCGCCATCGCGCTCGGCCTCGTCCCCATGGGCGCGCGGGCTCCGGTCCCCCCACCGGACGCGCCAATCCTGCGCATCGTGCAGATCAATGCACCGCAACATCTGAAATGGCAGCGCGACATGATCCCGGTGTTCTTTGACCGGGGTCTGGCGCTGACGGCCAGTGATCCCGGCCCCCTTGGCACCCCGGATCTGATCATCTGGCCCGAGACCAGCCTGCCGGAAATCCTGGACGGCTCGGAAGTGTCCCGGGCGCGGATTGCCGACGCCGCCGGCCCTGCCGATGTCTTGATCGGCGCTCAGCGGTACGCCGGGTTGGAGCCGCGGAATGTGCTGGCGCATCTGGACCCGGAGGGAGAGATCCAAAGCGTCTATGACAAGCACCACCTGGTTCCCTTTGGAGAATACATGCCCCTGCGCGGGCTGGCCGATCAGCTTGGCTTGCAGGGCCTCGCGCAGCGGCTGTCCAGTGGCTACCGCCCGGGCGCGGGACCCGGCTTGATGGACCTTGGGCCTTTGGGTCAGGCGTTTCCGATGATCTGTTACGAGGCAATTTTTCCGGGCTACGTCCGCGATGTGACCCGCCCCGATTGGATGGTGCAAGTCACCAACGACGCCTGGTTCGGCAGTTTCGCCATGCCCTATCAACATCTCGCTCTCGCCCGCCTGCGCGCGGCTGAACAGGGCGTGCCCCTGATCCGGGCGGCCAATACGGGTGTTTCGGCTCTGATTGACGCGCAGGGCACGGTGACCCACGCGCTTGCGATGGACACGCAAGGCGTCATTGATGCGCGCCTGCCGCCCGCCTTGCCGCCGACATTTTATGCACGCACGGGCGACTATCCGGCCCTCCTCCTCG from Jannaschia sp. CCS1 includes:
- a CDS encoding GNAT family N-acetyltransferase, giving the protein MTDITYTVRAAGVGDHGELAQPILSCGLFSAEEAEGFLAQLPELLSDPGQIWLRLDAGDTIAGAAYMSRDGLSEDVWNLWFIGLDPTHQGQGGGQMLLQAVEAEAVSAGARLLLIETSSDPDQAPARRFYTAAGYRHEATIRDYYAPDTHKTVYLKAL
- the miaB gene encoding tRNA (N6-isopentenyl adenosine(37)-C2)-methylthiotransferase MiaB — translated: MTKKLFVKTYGCQMNVYDSERMAEALGGEGYEQVNTPEGADMILLNTCHIREKAAEKMYSELGRLRPLRDANPDLKIGVAGCVAQAEGEEIMRRQPLVDLVVGPQTYHRLPKMMEAVNAGEKALDTDFPEEDKFLNLPKARATRGPTAFLTVQEGCDKFCAFCVVPYTRGAEVSRSAERLMAEARDLVDRGVREITLLGQNVNAYHGAGDGGTWGLARLIREMAKIDGLDRIRFTTSHPNDMEDDLIAAHGDCPELMPYLHLPVQAGSDKILKAMNRKHTAADYIRLIDRIRDARPDLHLSGDFIVGFPGETEEDFQATLDLVETVGYGTAYSFKYSARPGTPAAERTGQVSEAEASDRLQRLQALLTQQQRAAQDAMVGRRVKVLFEKPGRNPGQMIGKSEYLHSVHVDGPDTLRGQIAEVEIAESKTNSLTGRLV
- the lnt gene encoding apolipoprotein N-acyltransferase — encoded protein: MKDLTRWQGRGLAALGGGVAALSLPPFDLWAVIFPAFSLIAALVMLADGPRAAAWRAWSAGAGWFAVSMHWIVQPFFVDALATGWMAPFALVLLAGGLALFWGLAGWAAARLASGPGRALVFAGLLTLTEALRGHIFTGLPWAEPGHGLIGSEALALSAFAGPHGLTLLVLGLSAVSVMIYVAKGLLLAVVPFAIAIALGLVPMGARAPVPPPDAPILRIVQINAPQHLKWQRDMIPVFFDRGLALTASDPGPLGTPDLIIWPETSLPEILDGSEVSRARIADAAGPADVLIGAQRYAGLEPRNVLAHLDPEGEIQSVYDKHHLVPFGEYMPLRGLADQLGLQGLAQRLSSGYRPGAGPGLMDLGPLGQAFPMICYEAIFPGYVRDVTRPDWMVQVTNDAWFGSFAMPYQHLALARLRAAEQGVPLIRAANTGVSALIDAQGTVTHALAMDTQGVIDARLPPALPPTFYARTGDYPALLLAIIVTLSGLALARRSTPH
- a CDS encoding hemolysin family protein; translation: MSSNPDPSSSAARGAPPADIETDEETPTQRPGFFARIFGTEEQGPDPELDPFPDNASTPQTFGPRLPGISNLRRMRVEDVAIPRAEITSVAADTDLPDLVQVFRDSGLTRLPVYDGALDEPIGLVHLKDIALRHGFNGDGEDFILSESLRPVLYVPPSMPIGVLLTKMQADRTHMALVIDEYGGVDGLLTIEDLIEQVIGEIEDEHDVEEAQPWVREDDGAFLALARAPLDEFESEIGMELVDDEEEEEVDTLGGLVFLLTGRVPARGEVVPHPTGLEFEVIDADPRRIKRLRVRLPAEKAG
- a CDS encoding PhoH family protein, producing the protein MAINTLPPSDPSDTTSATPESLEHTIEFSNNRLLIELCGEYDRNLAQVEQLLSVQINRRGNLLAILGEARDRAAEVLQVLYERLEQGKSVEPGDIDAAVRMGGSADGTGVRDGDQIEMFKGGTLEIGTRKKTVEPRTQAQQDYVRALYDNELAFGIGPAGTGKTYIAVAVAVNQMMSGHVDKIILSRPAVEAGERLGFLPGDMKDKVDPYMQPLYDALNDFLPGKQLAKLLEEKTIEIAPLAFMRGRTLSNAYVVLDEAQNATSMQMKMFLTRLGQGSRMVITGDRTQVDLPRGVTSGLSDAERILKAVPGISFNYFTAKDVVRHHMVAKIIQAYDKDGPVG
- a CDS encoding OmpA family protein; this encodes MINALTRGLARVFAGSLGMTALGVGAFVVTATPAAAQQQIIITGQVQPGLWVDPDGCLHWVADGGIEGYMEGRVNPENGMPVCLDVNPCGVANTDTMFQSGSARLTGSGRQYLQQFFAGAGAYAYAIYGHTDSRASDEYNMRLSERRAAAVANVARSVGARVAREIGYGERRPVAPNDSAANMQRNRRVEIVCYR
- the ybeY gene encoding rRNA maturation RNase YbeY; the encoded protein is MEIDILIDAPHWDALDLCGLAQSACVATLTDLSLDPDDFALSILACDDARIATLNTQFRGKPTPTNVLSWPSEDRAPETPGAMPHLSDLAAELGDLALAFETCAREAADGGKPLPDHISHLIVHGLLHCLGFDHETDADADLMERLETRILARLGVPDPY